One Aegilops tauschii subsp. strangulata cultivar AL8/78 chromosome 7, Aet v6.0, whole genome shotgun sequence genomic window carries:
- the LOC109748791 gene encoding inositol-tetrakisphosphate 1-kinase 4: MGGMAAEQEAPAPTRSPPHTYTIGYAMQPDKLDTVIQPSLVALAAERGMRLVAVDPSRPLVDQGPFHLLIHKLYDESWRAQLEAFSAVHPTVPVVDPPAAIRRLLDRGSMLDVVSELNATVRVGSLGAPRQVAIDDAASLTDPDVVGALQFPLIAKPLDVDGSVSSHAMSLIYRRAGLAALQPPLVLQEFVNHGGVLFKIYVIGGHATCVRRRSLPDVPAERLLDLEGDASVPFHNVSSLTTVHADTDDDVGDDAEMPPPGFVEEVGRGLRRALGLQLFNFDMIRGRKAGGQYFIIDINYFPGFDKLHGYEIALTDFFDEMIRGAAATPDEADATEASNVL; this comes from the coding sequence ATGGGAGGAATGGCGGCCGAGCAGGAGGCACCGGCGCCGACACGATCTCCGCCGCACACCTACACCATCGGCTACGCGATGCAGCCGGACAAGCTGGACACCGTCATCCAGCCGTCGCTCGTGGCCCTGGCAGCCGAGCGCGGCATGCGCCTCGTCGCCGTCGACCCCTCCCGCCCGCTCGTCGACCAGGGACCCTTCCACCTCCTCATCCACAAGCTGTACGACGAGTCGTGGCGCGCGCAGCTGGAGGCCTTCTCTGCGGTCCACCCCACGGTGCCCGTCGTCGACCCTCCCGCCGCCATCCGCCGCCTGCTCGACCGCGGCTCCATGCTCGACGTCGTCTCCGAGCTCAACGCCACCGTCCGCGTGGGCTCCCTGGGCGCGCCCCGCCAGGTGGCCATCGACGACGCCGCGTCGCTCACCGACCCGGACGTCGTGGGCGCGCTCCAGTTCCCGCTCATCGCCAAGCCGCTGGACGTGGACGGCAGCGTCAGCTCCCACGCCATGTCGCTCATCTACCGCCGCGCGGGCCTCGCGGCGCTGCAGCCCCCGCTCGTGCTCCAGGAGTTCGTGAACCACGGCGGCGTGCTGTTCAAGATCTACGTGATCGGCGGGCACGCCACGTGCGTGCGGCGGCGCAGCCTGCCGGACGTGCCGGCGGAGCGGCTGCTGGACCTGGAGGGCGACGCGTCGGTGCCCTTCCACAACGTGTCCAGCCTGACGACGGTGCACGCCGACACGGACGACGACGTGGGCGACGACGCCGAGATGCCGCCGCCCGGGTTCGTGGAGGAGGTCGGGCGCGGGCTGCGGCGCGCGCTCGGGCTGCAGCTGTTCAACTTCGACATGATACGCGGGAGGAAGGCCGGCGGGCAGTACTTCATCATCGACATCAACTACTTCCCCGGGTTCGACAAGCTGCATGGGTACGAGATCGCCCTGACCGATTTCTTCGACGAGATGATTCGTGGCGCCGCTGCTACACCCGACGAGGCCGACGCTACCGAAGCCTCCAACGTTCTCTGA